The Saccharomyces paradoxus chromosome XV, complete sequence DNA window TCTCTGATCTGTTTGCCACAAGTCGAAGGGTAATGACTCTGATTTAGAGAATGCGGCTCCACGACACCCGCGTTGATTAcgttgaagaaaaacaagcTCGtatcaatttcttcatgtTCGCTGATATATCGATGGATTTGATTGAACTCATCTAGGGAAAAAGGTGTGAACTGAGAATAGTAATGTTTTAATCTCTTTGCGAAATCCTTAATGGCCAGTTCGTACGGTTTGTCTTGGTAGTCTTCATTAAACGATTTATTGTGAATATTGTATTTGATAAAGCTTCTGTTAAAACATGACACCTGTAAAATGATGGGCACCAAATTAAAACTAGAAAGCTCATCTGTATTGAACGAACAAACCTCTTCAAAtataaatcttcttctttcggTGGTAGAATTTGTGGCGTCGAAGATACCCACGTCACATTCATCGTTGTTAATTTCGTGGAACAACTTTTGCAAAGTAATTCTGGCATACGTTTCCTTTTTATCGTTATTTTTCGGATTAAACAAGTCTTCCGAGGATGTATTTGACAAAAGCAAAGGCTTTGAAATGGTGGCGCAGCTGATTTGCCTTCTCATCTTGCCAGCATTAAAAACTTTACAGCGTAGAGAATTAGTTAGCGGATTGTTCTTCAAACATTGAATTAAATGAGAAGAAATGGTAGACTTTCCAGTAGCTGGTAGCCCGATCAAAACAATCATGAACTTGTTAACTTTTCCATTTGTATACGTGGCGTCTGCATTGTCTCTTTTGTAATTTAAAGTGATGGGTAGATGTAACGGATCGTTAGAAATAACCCTAGGAACCTCTGCAGATAGCAGTGAACTTTTGTGGTTATCGAAAAAATCAGAATCTTGGCAATCCAAAGTGGCTCTGTCGAGAGATGCACTTGAGTAGCTGTTACCGGTGTTgagtgaaaaaagagaatttGAGGAATTATACTCGGAAGTCAGATATCCATCGTGAGAGTCTGAATCGGAAGAACCACCCATTTTCAAACTTCTAGTGGAAAAAACGCGTTCGTTATccctcttcttccttttctttatatctaaaatattaaaaatcGTGTAAGgttatttgttttttcgAGGGCAGCACAACTCGAAGGAACTTGGAGCCAAATAAGAAGTATAACTACCGGGCTCTACTTGTATTGTCTGTTTAGTGGTTCTCGTGTATGAGCGTATCCGACCTTCTACGACCCTttaaaaaagcaaataagTCGGTTTCCTGTGAcaccaaaaataaatgaaaacgCTTCTCTTTAGAGCATGTCTTTCTTATATAAGCCAATCTTCCACACGAAAAGCCGAGTTATCCAATTTACTTTTTCTACTTTtttacattatcaatcgATCCCGATGCccagagaagaaaaagaaaaagaggaaaaccAATTTCCGTTGCAGACTCATCTGTGCGCGATTTCTGTGCAAAGGTGGGGCAATCGTGCCTGGAATCTCGGAAATACGTCaattaattttctttgtataTATTCCGATAAGCTATAGTTCGTATTTTTCCGTTCCGAGGGGGGGTACGGGTGGATCACCACGTGCCGATTATACGGTATACGCAGTGAAAAATGTATATAGTTACACAAGTGGTATATATTAGCGCGATCATCGGGACGACGATGGAGGAGACTGTGATCCGGTTCTCAAGGTGTCCTGTATGCTAGTGAGTTTGTCCTGTACCTGTTTGCACACTTGCTCGATCTCACGAATTTCGCCGCGCTTGTATTCTAGTTGTTCTTCTAGTAGCATGATAAGAGACTCTCGGGACTGATGGGGTCTGTACTCATTAAGCAAGTGGTGAATATTGACGAGAATGGTCCTTATGTCCTCCACTTTGCGCTCGTACACATCCGGATTTATGCTCAATACTCCGACGAGCTCTAAGTAGTTCAGCAGCAGCGATTTCAATAGCTTTCGTAGCTCTTGGATTTTATATTGGTAATTTGtgctttcattttctgtgGATTTCTTATAAAGCTGGGTGAGCCCCATGCTCTCTAAATCGGGTAATTGGTCCTTCACCTGCCATATACTTCCAAACGCTCGATATTGCTGATTTTTAGGCATGGGTGGTGGGATCAGGTAATCCAGGG harbors:
- the PFK27 gene encoding 6-phosphofructo-2-kinase (6-phosphofructo-2-kinase~similar to YOL136C), whose amino-acid sequence is MGGSSDSDSHDGYLTSEYNSSNSLFSLNTGNSYSSASLDRATLDCQDSDFFDNHKSSLLSAEVPRVISNDPLHLPITLNYKRDNADATYTNGKVNKFMIVLIGLPATGKSTISSHLIQCLKNNPLTNSLRCKVFNAGKMRRQISCATISKPLLLSNTSSEDLFNPKNNDKKETYARITLQKLFHEINNDECDVGIFDATNSTTERRRFIFEEVCSFNTDELSSFNLVPIILQVSCFNRSFIKYNIHNKSFNEDYQDKPYELAIKDFAKRLKHYYSQFTPFSLDEFNQIHRYISEHEEIDTSLFFFNVINAGVVEPHSLNQSHYPSTCGKQIRDTVMVIENFINHYSQMFGFEYIEAVRLFFKNFENSSGETLTTLDSVVNDEFFDDLQSLIESNGFA
- the MED7 gene encoding mediator complex subunit MED7 (Subunit of the RNA polymerase II mediator complex~similar to YOL135C) encodes the protein MPTVGFMFSFFAPLEETIITIDDLQNGTLNKEPCIFKVHISYPSKIKKFHKPKMSNDPGNEVSSLYPPPPPYVKFFTQSNLEKLPKYKEKKVAGTKQAALNSSDGSDEEEITCALDYLIPPPMPKNQQYRAFGSIWQVKDQLPDLESMGLTQLYKKSTENESTNYQYKIQELRKLLKSLLLNYLELVGVLSINPDVYERKVEDIRTILVNIHHLLNEYRPHQSRESLIMLLEEQLEYKRGEIREIEQVCKQVQDKLTSIQDTLRTGSQSPPSSSR